The following are encoded in a window of Hirundo rustica isolate bHirRus1 chromosome 23, bHirRus1.pri.v3, whole genome shotgun sequence genomic DNA:
- the JAM3 gene encoding junctional adhesion molecule C, whose protein sequence is MALRRPELLRLLLLSLLGCRLLAVELTSSNTKPVVQEFQSVELSCIIKSTVTPDPRIEWKKIRDGETSYVFFDNKMQGDFATRAEILSRTSLVIKNTTRMDTATYRCEVAAPSDTKTIDEINIQLTVQVKPMTPRCSVPKAVPVGKSASLHCHENEGFPKSTYSWYRNSEPLSPDSKSSTKSHNSSYTLNPATGTLVFHAVHKGDTGRYSCIATNDAGFAKCEEQEMEVYDLNIGGIIGGVLVVLAVLVLITFGICCAYRRGYFANGKESGESYKTPAKPDGVNYIRTDDEGDFRHKSSFVI, encoded by the exons gcTGCAGACTCTTGGCTGTGGAGCTGACATCCAGCAACACCAAGCCCGTGGTGCAGGAATTCCAAA GTGTTGAGCTGTCCTGCATCATTAAATCCACGGTGACGCCAGATCCCAGAATCGAGTGGAAGAAGATCCGGGATGGAGAAACCTCTTACGTGTTTTTTGACAACAAAATGCAGG GAGACTTTGCGACCCGGGCAGAGATTCTGAGCAGGACATCCCTGGTGATCAAGAACACCACGAGGATGGACACGGCCACGTACCGCTGCGAGGTGGCCGCGCCCTCCGACACCAAAACCATCGATGAGATAAACATCCAGCTCACAGTCCAAG TGAAACCCATGACTCCCAGATGCTCTGTGCCTAAAGCTGTCCCTGTTGGCAAGTCAGCCTCTCTTCACTGCCACGAGAACGAAGGTTTCCCCAAGTCCACCTACAGCTGGTACCGCAACAGCGAACCTCTGTCACCCGACAGCAAATCCAGCACCAAATCCCACAACTCCTCCTACACCCTGAACCCCGCCACAGGCACTCTG gtTTTCCATGCAGTGCACAAAGGTGACACAGGTCGTTACTCCTGCATAGCAACAAACGACGCTGGCTTTGCCAagtgtgaggagcaggagatggAAGTCT ATGACCTCAATATCGGTGGGATAATCGGGGGAGTGCTGGTGGTCCTGGCAGTCCTGGTGCTCATCACTTTTGGGATCTGCTGTGCCTACAGAAGGGGATACTTTGCAAATGGCAAAGAGAGTGGGGAAAG CTACAAGACTCCAGCAAAGCCTGATGGCGTTAACTATATCCGGACAGATGATGAG GGTGACTTCAGACACAAGTCTTCATTTGTCATCTAA